Within Phenylobacterium soli, the genomic segment AGCTGATGTCGGTGGCGTTGCCTTCGAAGGAGAGCGCGTCGGTCCCCGCGCCGCCGTCGAGCACATGGTCGCCCGCGCCAACCTGGACGAGGTCGTTGCCGCCAGCGGCCGAGATGGTGTCGTTGCCAGTGACACCCGAGCCGTCCGAGCCGCCCCAGATCCAGTTGTCGCCCGCATCGCCCGTCAGGCTGTCGCTGTAGCGGGTGCCCGACAGGTGCTCGAAGCCGGTGAGGAGGTCGTTGCCCTGGCCGGTGTTCTGCACCTGGCCCTGCAGCGCGAGGCTGACCGTCACCCCGCCCGTCGCCCCTGCGCTGAAGCCGACGCGGTCGAGGCCGGCCCCGCCGTCCAGCACATCGTCGCCCTGGCCGCCGGAGACGAAGTCGTCGTCGGCGCCGCCCTGAACCGTATCGTTCCCCGCCCCGCCCGAGAGATAGTCGTGCCCCGCGCCCCCCGACAGCAGGTTGGCGTTTCCGTCGCCGACCAGCTTGTCCCAGTTGTTGGAGCCGACCACCGCCTCGATGTTCGAGACCAGGTCCTTGGCGGCGCCGTTCTGCGCGACCGTGCCGGCGCTGAGGTCGACATTCACCCAGGCCGAGGCGTTGGCGTAGGTCAGGGTGTCCGTCCCGGCCCCACCGTCGATGGTGTCGTTGCCCACCCCGCCAATGACGAGGTCGTTGCCGCCGCCGGCGTTGATGCTGTCGTTGCCGGAGCCGCCGTCCAGGGTGTCGTTGCCGAGGATCGAAGTGGGATCGCCGTCGTCGAGGAAGAGGGTGATCGGCCCCGCGCCGCCCGTGCCGTGGTCATCGATGTGGATCAAGCCGTCGCCGACGAGGGTGTCGTCGCCGGATCCGCCGGAGATGGAGTCCGAGCCGCTCCAGCCTGCCAGCACGTTGGCGGCGCCGTCGCCCGCCAGGGTGTCGTTGGCGTTCCAGACGCCGGAGAGGTTCTCGACGTTCGAGATCGTGAGCGTGCCCTGGCCGGTCACCTGGGCCTGGCCCTGCAGGGCCAGCGACACGTTCACCGGCCCGTCCAGGGTATTGCTGTAGAACGACAGGGCGTCCGTGCCCGCCCCGCCATCGACGTGGGAGTCGCCCTTGCCCACGGACAGCAGGTCGTCGCCATTGCCGCCGGAGAGCGTGTCCGCGCCGCCGGCGCCCCACAGCCAGTTGGAATTGTCGTCGCCCGTCAGCACGTCGTTGTAGGCGGAGGCCGACACCTGCTCGATGTTATTGAGCGTATCGTTGCCCTGGCCGGTGTTCTGCACCTGGCCCTGGAGGGTGAGATCGACGGTGACGCCGCCGCTCGCCCCACCATAGGCCGCCCGGTCGATCCCCGCCCCGCCGTCGATCTGATCGTCGCCGCCGCCGCCGACCAGGTAGTCGTCGTCATTGCCGCCGGAGAGGGTGTCGCTGCCCCCCTCGCCACGCAGCGCGTCGTAGCCGTCGCCGCCGATCAGCTGGTCGTCGTTGTCGCCGCCGTAGAGGGCGTCGTTCCCCGAGCCGCCGTCCAGGGTGTCGTTCCCTGCCAGACCGTTCAGCGTGTCGTCGCCGCTCGTGCCCGCGACGTTCTCGTCCGCGCTCGTTCCCGTGAAGTCCATAAGCCACCCCCAAGCGCACTCCGGCCACGCCTCGTTCGGCGCGGCAGGCCCAGCACGTCTCGTCCAGTAGGGAAGGCTCGACAGTTCAGTACA encodes:
- a CDS encoding calcium-binding protein, with product MDFTGTSADENVAGTSGDDTLNGLAGNDTLDGGSGNDALYGGDNDDQLIGGDGYDALRGEGGSDTLSGGNDDDYLVGGGGDDQIDGGAGIDRAAYGGASGGVTVDLTLQGQVQNTGQGNDTLNNIEQVSASAYNDVLTGDDNSNWLWGAGGADTLSGGNGDDLLSVGKGDSHVDGGAGTDALSFYSNTLDGPVNVSLALQGQAQVTGQGTLTISNVENLSGVWNANDTLAGDGAANVLAGWSGSDSISGGSGDDTLVGDGLIHIDDHGTGGAGPITLFLDDGDPTSILGNDTLDGGSGNDSINAGGGNDLVIGGVGNDTIDGGAGTDTLTYANASAWVNVDLSAGTVAQNGAAKDLVSNIEAVVGSNNWDKLVGDGNANLLSGGAGHDYLSGGAGNDTVQGGADDDFVSGGQGDDVLDGGAGLDRVGFSAGATGGVTVSLALQGQVQNTGQGNDLLTGFEHLSGTRYSDSLTGDAGDNWIWGGSDGSGVTGNDTISAAGGNDLVQVGAGDHVLDGGAGTDALSFEGNATDIS